AACAAAGAACGGGTCCTTTTTTTCATCTATGCGCGCAGTCAGGGGCATGCGCGTGACATGGCGCGATTCTTCGCCTGTAGTTTGACTCCTCTCCAGCGTCAGCTTGAAATTCTGGAGCGCGGCGGCATTCTTGTCAGTTCGCTGGTTGGGAGAACCCGACTGTACTCTTTTAATCCCCGCTATCCTCTCCTTGCAGAAGTGACTGACTTGGTCGAAAAGGCCCTGACTTTCTATCCGGAAGATGAGCGACTGCGGTTGCAGATGGAACGACAGCGTCCACGTAGAGCTGCAAAACCATTATGATGACCATTCGCGAAATGAACATAGGCGAGTTGGCAGCCTTTGTCTGCTCCCATCTTGATCGTTACGGTATTCGGGTCGCTGGC
This Desulfuromonadaceae bacterium DNA region includes the following protein-coding sequences:
- a CDS encoding ArsR family transcriptional regulator, yielding MLESLFGSINKERVLFFIYARSQGHARDMARFFACSLTPLQRQLEILERGGILVSSLVGRTRLYSFNPRYPLLAEVTDLVEKALTFYPEDERLRLQMERQRPRRAAKPL